Proteins encoded by one window of Pseudomonas sp. LS44:
- a CDS encoding type II and III secretion system protein family protein, with protein MDTLHKFRTYALHTLGACLLLTAAVQAAEPPTAVRAMPAANTSQIQVPIYKSRVLTTRAPVKRVSVGNPEIADILITSPTQLYLLGRSLGSTNVLLWDGSNRLIDNFELEVAHDLNGLKSKLHELLPNEEIEVYSAQGALVLRGQVSSAVAMDTAVKLAKTYTAQTSSVVQGEGEAAVAAPTQSLDVINLLSVGGSQQVMLEVKVAEMQRSLVKNLNVRFNALDFGSSSNWSGGGFNNGQGLGLTPGGGLITPPGSLIGNGKGIFAQFLSDEFLFNVVLEASKDNGSAKVLAEPTLTTLTGQQAEFISGGEFPVPITEDDGITIEFKEFGVGVKFLPVVLDSGRINLNLNVSVSELSNANSLVLDTGLQSILGDGVTQVIPSLTKRSAESTVELGNGQTIAIAGLISENTRDFVSRFPGLGDIPVLGHLFRSQSFINGETELVILVTPHLAKPVDARTVRLPTEKFVEPSDLDFYLLGKTKGREAGRSVPVSLGVSEGSFGHDLN; from the coding sequence ATGGATACCCTCCACAAATTCAGGACATACGCGCTGCACACCCTGGGCGCATGCTTGCTGCTGACTGCCGCGGTGCAGGCGGCCGAGCCGCCGACGGCGGTACGTGCGATGCCGGCGGCCAACACCAGCCAGATCCAAGTGCCTATCTACAAGTCGCGCGTACTCACCACCCGTGCGCCGGTGAAGAGGGTTTCGGTCGGCAACCCGGAGATCGCCGACATCCTGATCACCAGCCCGACCCAGCTGTACCTGCTGGGGCGCTCCCTGGGCAGCACCAACGTGCTGTTGTGGGACGGTAGCAACCGCCTGATCGACAACTTCGAACTCGAGGTGGCGCACGACCTCAACGGTTTGAAGAGCAAGCTGCACGAGCTGCTGCCCAACGAAGAAATCGAGGTTTACAGCGCCCAAGGCGCCCTGGTGTTGCGCGGTCAGGTCAGCAGCGCGGTGGCCATGGATACCGCAGTCAAGCTGGCCAAGACCTATACCGCACAAACCTCGAGTGTGGTGCAGGGGGAAGGTGAAGCCGCCGTGGCGGCACCGACCCAGTCGCTGGACGTGATCAACCTGCTGAGCGTCGGTGGCAGCCAGCAGGTGATGCTGGAGGTCAAGGTGGCGGAGATGCAACGCAGCCTGGTCAAGAATCTCAATGTGCGTTTCAACGCCCTGGACTTCGGCTCTTCCAGCAACTGGAGCGGGGGCGGCTTCAATAATGGTCAGGGGCTGGGCCTGACCCCCGGAGGTGGACTGATTACTCCACCCGGTTCGCTCATCGGCAATGGCAAGGGCATCTTCGCTCAGTTCCTCTCGGACGAATTCCTCTTTAACGTGGTGCTGGAGGCGTCCAAGGACAATGGCTCGGCCAAGGTATTGGCGGAGCCGACCCTGACCACCCTGACCGGGCAGCAAGCGGAGTTCATTTCCGGTGGCGAATTCCCGGTGCCGATCACCGAGGACGATGGCATCACCATCGAGTTCAAGGAGTTCGGGGTCGGGGTGAAGTTCCTTCCGGTGGTGCTCGATTCCGGGCGCATCAACCTCAACCTGAATGTCTCGGTGAGCGAGCTTTCCAATGCCAACTCGCTGGTGCTGGATACCGGCCTGCAGAGCATCCTGGGTGATGGGGTCACCCAGGTCATCCCCTCGCTGACCAAGCGCAGCGCCGAGTCCACCGTCGAGCTGGGCAATGGCCAGACCATCGCCATCGCCGGTTTGATCAGCGAAAACACCCGCGATTTCGTCAGCCGTTTCCCGGGGCTGGGTGATATCCCGGTGCTGGGGCATCTGTTCCGCAGCCAGTCGTTCATCAATGGCGAAACCGAACTGGTGATCCTCGTCACGCCGCACCTGGCCAAGCCGGTGGATGCGCGCACCGTGCGCCTGCCAACCGAGAAGTTCGTCGAGCCCAGCGACCTCGACTTTTACCTGCTTGGCAAGACCAAGGGCCGTGAGGCCGGGCGCTCGGTGCCGGTCAGCCTCGGCGTCAGCGAAGGCAGCTTTGGCCATGATCTCAACTGA
- a CDS encoding Tad domain-containing protein → MNSRIHRPFTAPPRRQRGAVIVLVVIALLAILAMAALALDGGHMLVNKTRLQNAVDAAALSGAKRLLQVSGAAGAATVVRTAARDTLSLNASAQNGNGELATAITRAGGIGSFAVVELASSVYGPFSFPGPADASYVRVSVPNYPLSQFFWGILQAIAGPDPAKSVAAIATAGPSPTSPCDVAPLMVCGNPAQYDPGNGMFWGYRFGDLQLLKTAAGNNSPIGPGNFQLLDLGGNGGNGVREGLAGGIKQCNNVGEQVQTKPGNTVGPSVQGLNTRFGEYQGGNLSRQDYPPDLVITANSPELKYDDSETPPRIEHRNQPVSSSNGNLSTASNALFDYNDWLRDSAACAAGTGSGSGCQSGGVFERRMLKIVVGQCSGTDGGTSSVPVLGFGCFFVLQPAEHKGNEAQIFGQFVRECEGDNVAGPTPIDDAGPQIIQLYKTYIDNNRTPSGDS, encoded by the coding sequence ATGAACTCCCGCATCCATAGGCCATTTACCGCGCCGCCGCGTCGCCAGCGGGGGGCGGTGATCGTACTGGTCGTGATCGCGCTGCTGGCGATCCTGGCCATGGCCGCGCTGGCGCTGGACGGCGGGCACATGCTGGTGAACAAGACGCGCCTGCAGAATGCGGTGGATGCCGCGGCGCTGAGTGGGGCCAAGCGGCTCTTGCAGGTGTCCGGCGCGGCTGGTGCGGCGACCGTGGTGCGGACTGCAGCGCGCGATACGTTGTCGCTGAACGCCAGTGCGCAGAACGGCAACGGCGAGCTGGCGACAGCCATCACCAGAGCCGGGGGCATTGGCAGTTTTGCGGTGGTAGAACTGGCCAGCAGCGTTTACGGGCCGTTCTCCTTCCCGGGGCCTGCAGATGCCAGCTATGTGCGGGTGTCGGTGCCGAACTATCCGCTGAGCCAGTTCTTCTGGGGCATTCTGCAGGCGATCGCTGGCCCCGATCCGGCCAAATCGGTAGCCGCCATCGCTACCGCCGGGCCCAGTCCTACCAGCCCCTGCGACGTCGCGCCGCTGATGGTGTGCGGCAACCCGGCGCAGTACGACCCGGGCAATGGGATGTTCTGGGGCTACCGCTTCGGCGATCTGCAGCTGCTGAAAACCGCTGCTGGCAACAACTCGCCGATCGGCCCCGGCAACTTCCAGCTGCTCGATCTGGGAGGCAATGGCGGTAATGGCGTCCGTGAAGGGCTGGCCGGCGGAATCAAGCAGTGCAACAACGTCGGCGAGCAGGTGCAGACCAAGCCGGGCAATACCGTCGGGCCGTCCGTGCAGGGCCTGAACACCCGCTTTGGCGAGTATCAGGGCGGCAACCTCAGCCGCCAGGACTATCCGCCGGATCTGGTCATCACCGCCAACTCGCCCGAGCTGAAGTACGACGACAGCGAAACCCCACCGCGCATCGAGCACCGCAACCAGCCGGTAAGTTCCAGCAACGGCAACCTGTCCACCGCCAGCAACGCACTGTTCGATTACAACGACTGGCTACGGGATTCCGCTGCCTGCGCCGCCGGCACCGGCAGCGGCAGCGGCTGCCAGAGCGGTGGGGTGTTCGAGCGGCGCATGCTGAAGATCGTGGTCGGTCAGTGCAGCGGAACCGATGGGGGTACGTCATCGGTGCCAGTGCTGGGTTTCGGCTGCTTCTTCGTGCTGCAACCGGCGGAACACAAGGGCAACGAGGCGCAGATCTTCGGCCAGTTCGTCCGCGAGTGCGAAGGCGACAATGTGGCCGGGCCGACCCCGATAGACGATGCCGGCCCGCAGATCATCCAGCTGTACAAGACCTATATCGACAACAACCGCACGCCGAGCGGCGACTCCTAG
- a CDS encoding TadE family protein has translation MDRQAFARRQAQEGVAMVEFAITLPLLLLLLFAIGEFGRLLFQYNSLLQASRDAGRFAANEAWNATLGRVELSASLRTRTQNLATSGVASSAAVSCTPDTRAALTPKVCPGNVEVAADGTQHVRVTISYTFRPLIGNGLPAFIGNGTALNVPLVATTVMRAL, from the coding sequence ATGGACCGACAAGCATTCGCGCGGCGCCAGGCCCAGGAGGGGGTGGCCATGGTCGAGTTCGCCATCACGCTGCCGCTGCTGCTGTTGCTGTTGTTCGCCATCGGCGAGTTCGGCCGCCTGCTGTTCCAGTACAACAGCCTGCTGCAGGCCAGCCGCGACGCTGGGCGCTTCGCCGCCAACGAAGCCTGGAACGCCACCCTGGGGCGGGTCGAGTTGAGCGCTAGCCTGCGCACCCGGACCCAGAACCTGGCGACCAGCGGGGTGGCGTCTTCGGCGGCTGTGTCCTGCACGCCTGACACCCGTGCCGCCCTGACCCCCAAGGTTTGTCCGGGCAACGTGGAAGTAGCGGCGGATGGTACGCAGCACGTTCGGGTCACCATCAGCTACACCTTCCGGCCACTCATCGGCAACGGCCTGCCGGCGTTCATCGGCAATGGCACGGCGCTGAACGTCCCGTTGGTCGCCACCACCGTGATGAGGGCCTTGTGA
- a CDS encoding TadE/TadG family type IV pilus assembly protein, producing MNARRMRGVYVVEFAIIGLLLFILLFAVLEMGRLFFTVNALNETVRRGARLAAVCDISEPRILRRAIYNAANDAGASSLIGGLDTADLSLTYLDENGTAVASPNDLSGAAGFRAIRYVRLRVQNFTFNLLIPVLGTGITLPLFQSILPRESLGRHAEAGVVPEITPC from the coding sequence ATGAACGCCAGGCGGATGCGCGGGGTGTATGTGGTCGAATTCGCCATCATCGGCCTGCTGCTGTTCATCCTGCTGTTCGCTGTGCTGGAGATGGGCCGTCTGTTCTTCACGGTCAACGCCCTGAATGAAACCGTGCGCCGCGGTGCGCGGCTGGCGGCGGTATGCGACATCAGCGAGCCGCGCATCCTGCGCCGCGCTATCTACAACGCGGCCAACGACGCCGGCGCCAGCAGCCTGATCGGCGGCCTGGACACGGCCGACCTGAGCCTGACCTATCTGGACGAGAACGGCACGGCCGTGGCGAGCCCCAACGATCTCAGCGGCGCCGCCGGCTTCCGTGCGATCCGCTACGTCCGCCTGCGGGTGCAGAACTTCACCTTCAACCTGCTGATTCCCGTGCTGGGCACAGGAATCACGCTGCCGCTGTTCCAGTCGATCCTGCCCCGCGAGAGCCTTGGCCGGCATGCCGAAGCGGGTGTAGTGCCGGAGATCACGCCATGCTGA
- a CDS encoding AAA family ATPase yields the protein MLSNRDVTPSRTVAQQGMRLLISSRDAAALRHLQGLSQRIPGLQVTTRLVSNGHTDPLYGLEQMPDLLLLRLSHLWREELAALLQRPAQERPPLLVCGPLDEREGMRLAMQAGARDFLPEPVAAEELQAAIGRVLSEARSGTGCGGKLVAVMNAKGGSGATSLACNLAQQLSASGASTLLLDMDLQFGSVTHYLDVRPSHSHLEVLQQIDELDSVALRGFCSHFSPDLHVLGGRSSELCLPQDVHQEQLDSLLRLARSTYDWVVVDLPRQIDHLTSITLEQADQVYILMQQSLSHLKDATRLMRILRDDLGVQGNRLQVVVNRYNKVAPVSLKDIAEALRCADLQKLPNDYAVVSESQNTGVPLGIHAPRAPVTLAVRELCQELLGTEAAAQGLLKRTFGRLFRG from the coding sequence ATGCTGAGCAACAGGGATGTCACCCCGTCGAGAACCGTCGCCCAGCAGGGCATGCGGCTGCTGATCAGCAGCCGCGACGCCGCGGCCTTGCGCCACCTGCAAGGCCTCAGCCAGCGCATTCCCGGCCTGCAGGTGACCACGCGGCTGGTGAGCAACGGCCATACCGATCCGCTTTACGGCCTGGAGCAGATGCCCGACCTGCTGTTGCTGCGCCTCAGTCACCTGTGGCGCGAGGAACTGGCCGCGCTGCTGCAGCGCCCGGCCCAGGAGCGTCCGCCCTTGCTGGTCTGCGGGCCGCTGGATGAGCGCGAGGGCATGCGCCTGGCGATGCAGGCCGGCGCCCGGGATTTTCTCCCCGAGCCGGTGGCCGCTGAAGAGTTGCAGGCGGCGATCGGCCGCGTGCTTAGCGAGGCCCGCAGCGGCACCGGCTGCGGCGGCAAGCTGGTCGCGGTGATGAATGCCAAGGGCGGCTCCGGTGCCACTTCCCTAGCCTGTAACCTGGCCCAGCAGCTTAGCGCCAGCGGCGCGAGCACCTTGCTGCTGGATATGGATCTGCAGTTCGGCAGCGTGACCCATTATCTGGATGTACGGCCCTCGCACAGCCATCTGGAAGTGCTGCAGCAGATCGACGAGCTGGATAGCGTGGCCCTGCGCGGCTTCTGCAGCCATTTCAGCCCTGACTTGCATGTGCTGGGCGGGCGCTCCAGCGAGCTGTGCCTGCCGCAGGACGTGCACCAGGAGCAATTGGATTCCTTGCTGCGCCTGGCGCGCAGTACCTACGACTGGGTGGTGGTCGACTTGCCGCGGCAGATCGATCACCTCACCAGCATCACGCTGGAACAGGCCGATCAGGTCTACATCCTGATGCAGCAGAGCCTCAGCCACCTGAAGGATGCCACCCGCCTGATGCGCATCCTGCGTGACGACCTGGGTGTGCAGGGCAACCGTCTGCAGGTGGTGGTCAACCGCTACAACAAGGTCGCCCCGGTCAGCCTCAAGGACATTGCCGAGGCGCTGCGCTGTGCCGATCTGCAGAAACTGCCCAACGACTATGCGGTAGTCAGCGAAAGCCAGAACACCGGCGTGCCGCTGGGGATTCATGCGCCGCGCGCCCCGGTCACCCTGGCCGTGCGCGAGCTGTGCCAGGAGCTGCTCGGCACCGAGGCCGCCGCGCAGGGCTTGCTGAAACGTACCTTCGGCCGACTGTTCAGGGGATAG
- a CDS encoding CpaF family protein has product MLSELRNRLRQQPGKSAPAALAEEPAAVAAPMAWEVNAADVVYETRTQLSPVETEWREKIYQQLLKVMDLSLLDSLEPAEAGRQIREICQRLLDEHSAPVSASNRQLIIKQITDEVLGLGPLEPLLADHSVSDILVNGHASVYVERHGKLQRTDVRFRDDQHLLNIIDRIVSSLGRRIDESSPLVDARLKDGSRVNAIIPPLAIDGPSMSIRRFAVDLLSTESLVQMGTLTPAIALLLKAIVRGRMNVLVSGGTGTGKTTMLNVLSSFIPHNERIVTIEDSAELQLQQPHVVRLETRPSNIEGRGEVSQRELVRNSLRMRPDRIVIGEVRGAEALDMLTAMNTGHDGSLTTIHANTPRDALGRIENMVSMTGATFPIKAMRQQIASAIDVVVQLERQEDGRRRLVSVQEINGMEGDIITMTEIFTFERRGIGEQGEVLGDFRPTGMIPGFRDVLAKRGIELPLNLFRPEWMEALQS; this is encoded by the coding sequence ATGCTCAGCGAACTTCGCAATCGTCTGCGTCAACAGCCCGGTAAAAGCGCCCCGGCGGCATTGGCGGAAGAGCCGGCCGCCGTCGCCGCGCCCATGGCCTGGGAGGTCAATGCGGCGGACGTCGTCTACGAAACCCGCACCCAGCTCAGCCCGGTGGAAACCGAGTGGCGCGAGAAGATCTATCAGCAGTTGCTCAAGGTCATGGACCTGTCATTGCTGGACTCCCTGGAGCCGGCCGAGGCGGGGCGGCAGATTCGCGAGATATGCCAGCGTCTGCTGGACGAGCATTCGGCACCGGTCAGCGCCAGCAATCGCCAGCTGATCATCAAGCAGATCACCGACGAGGTGCTTGGGCTGGGGCCGCTGGAGCCCTTGCTGGCCGATCACAGCGTGTCGGACATCCTGGTCAACGGACACGCCTCGGTGTACGTCGAGCGCCACGGCAAGCTGCAACGCACCGACGTGCGCTTTCGTGACGACCAGCATCTGCTGAACATCATCGACCGCATCGTTTCTAGCCTGGGGCGGCGCATCGACGAATCCTCGCCGCTGGTGGACGCACGCCTGAAGGACGGCTCGCGGGTCAACGCGATCATTCCGCCGCTGGCCATCGACGGGCCGAGCATGTCGATTCGCCGTTTCGCCGTGGACCTGCTGAGCACCGAGAGCCTGGTGCAGATGGGCACCCTGACGCCGGCCATCGCCCTGCTGCTCAAGGCCATCGTGCGCGGGCGCATGAATGTGCTGGTGTCCGGCGGCACCGGCACCGGCAAGACCACCATGCTCAATGTGCTGTCCAGTTTCATTCCGCACAACGAGCGGATCGTCACCATCGAGGACTCCGCCGAGCTGCAACTGCAGCAGCCGCACGTGGTGCGCCTGGAGACCCGGCCTTCGAACATCGAGGGGCGCGGCGAGGTGAGCCAGCGCGAGCTGGTGCGCAACAGCCTGCGTATGCGCCCGGACCGCATCGTCATCGGCGAGGTGCGCGGCGCCGAGGCGCTGGACATGCTGACGGCGATGAACACCGGCCACGACGGCTCGCTGACCACCATCCATGCCAACACCCCGCGCGATGCCTTGGGAAGGATCGAGAACATGGTGTCGATGACCGGGGCGACCTTCCCGATCAAGGCCATGCGCCAGCAGATCGCCTCGGCCATCGACGTGGTGGTCCAGCTGGAACGCCAGGAGGACGGCCGCCGGCGTCTGGTCAGCGTGCAGGAAATCAACGGCATGGAGGGCGACATCATCACCATGACCGAGATCTTCACCTTCGAGCGGCGTGGCATCGGCGAGCAGGGCGAAGTACTCGGCGACTTCCGTCCGACCGGGATGATTCCGGGCTTTCGCGACGTGCTGGCCAAGCGCGGCATCGAGCTGCCGCTGAACCTGTTCCGCCCCGAATGGATGGAGGCCCTGCAGTCATGA
- a CDS encoding type II secretion system F family protein has translation MNQLPSEYILAFLGMVFVAVFLLSQGVVVPVFGEAGKTRKRIRARLSVLEHAAQLPNMQTVLRQKYLTRLSPLEAGLEQWPLMEALATMIEQAGHDYRAYRVLMLSLALALWAGVGLWLLVPLWWVALVAAALVFWLPILKIASDRNKRFAAFEEGLPDALDAMCRALRAGHPFNETLRLVADEHKGPVAHEFGLTFADINYGNDVRRAMLGLLERMPSMTVMMLVTSILIHRDTGGNLTEVLERLSSLIRGRFRFQRKVKTLSAEGRMSAWVLISVPFVLAAAIMLTTPEYMPVLIKEPLGQKLVMAAFGAMLVGIVWIRKVIRIQV, from the coding sequence ATGAACCAGCTCCCCTCCGAGTACATCCTGGCGTTTCTCGGCATGGTCTTCGTCGCGGTGTTCCTGCTCAGCCAGGGTGTGGTGGTGCCGGTGTTTGGCGAGGCGGGCAAGACGCGCAAGCGTATCCGCGCGCGCCTGAGTGTGCTGGAGCATGCCGCCCAGTTGCCGAACATGCAGACGGTGCTGCGGCAGAAATACCTCACGCGGCTGTCGCCACTGGAAGCGGGCCTGGAGCAGTGGCCCTTGATGGAGGCCTTGGCCACGATGATCGAGCAGGCCGGCCACGACTACCGGGCCTATCGCGTGCTGATGCTCAGTCTGGCGCTGGCGCTTTGGGCCGGTGTCGGGCTGTGGCTGCTGGTGCCGCTCTGGTGGGTGGCCCTAGTGGCTGCCGCGCTGGTGTTCTGGCTGCCGATCCTGAAAATCGCCAGCGATCGCAACAAGCGTTTCGCCGCCTTCGAGGAAGGCCTGCCGGACGCCCTGGACGCCATGTGCCGCGCCTTGCGCGCCGGCCACCCGTTCAACGAGACCCTGCGCCTGGTGGCCGACGAGCACAAAGGGCCGGTGGCCCATGAGTTCGGCCTGACCTTCGCCGACATCAACTATGGCAACGATGTGCGCCGGGCCATGCTTGGCCTGCTGGAGCGCATGCCGAGCATGACGGTGATGATGCTGGTGACCTCGATCCTCATCCACCGCGATACCGGCGGCAATCTGACCGAGGTGCTGGAGCGCCTGAGCAGCCTGATTCGCGGACGCTTCCGCTTCCAGCGCAAGGTCAAGACGCTGTCCGCGGAAGGGCGGATGTCGGCCTGGGTGCTGATCTCGGTGCCCTTCGTGCTGGCCGCGGCAATCATGCTGACGACTCCGGAGTACATGCCGGTGCTGATCAAGGAGCCACTTGGGCAGAAGCTGGTCATGGCGGCTTTCGGCGCCATGCTGGTGGGCATCGTGTGGATCCGCAAAGTCATCCGTATTCAGGTGTAG
- a CDS encoding type II secretion system F family protein — protein sequence MDYLLALINGAVGNEQLARLLFLGAIGLSAALAVVTVALLVMGLQDPVQRRLALIKRGHGDLSGDQRAPGNLQLLLEQVGQRFAKEDRSQVSATRTLLMHAGYRSASAVQLYWAIRLVLPLTLLGLALLVLPLLPKFSLTLALLLAAGAAGVGWLAPAVYVGKRKAARINRLRAAFPDALDLMVVCVESGLALPQAIERVADEMAVSQVELAEELALVNAEIRAGIPSAQALKGLALRTGLDDVQGLVSLLAQSIRFGTSIADTLRIYAEEFRDRRTQAAEEQAAKVGTKLVFPLIFCLWPSFFLVAIGPALIGVFKAFGKL from the coding sequence ATGGACTACCTGTTAGCTCTGATCAATGGCGCAGTGGGCAACGAACAACTGGCGCGCCTGCTGTTTCTCGGCGCCATCGGCCTGAGTGCGGCGCTCGCCGTGGTCACCGTGGCATTGTTGGTGATGGGCTTGCAGGACCCGGTGCAGCGCCGGCTGGCGTTGATCAAGCGCGGTCATGGCGACTTGTCCGGGGATCAGCGGGCTCCCGGTAATCTGCAACTGCTGCTGGAGCAGGTGGGCCAGCGCTTCGCCAAGGAAGACCGCAGCCAGGTTTCCGCCACCCGCACCCTGTTGATGCACGCCGGCTACCGTTCTGCTTCGGCCGTGCAGCTGTACTGGGCCATCCGTCTGGTACTGCCGCTAACGCTGCTGGGCTTGGCGCTGTTGGTGCTGCCCTTGCTGCCGAAGTTCTCGCTGACCTTGGCCCTGCTGCTAGCGGCCGGGGCGGCCGGCGTCGGCTGGCTAGCGCCGGCGGTCTATGTGGGGAAGCGCAAGGCCGCGCGGATCAACCGGCTGCGCGCAGCCTTTCCCGATGCTCTGGACCTGATGGTGGTGTGCGTGGAGTCGGGCCTGGCCTTACCCCAGGCCATCGAGCGGGTGGCCGACGAGATGGCGGTGAGCCAGGTGGAACTGGCCGAGGAACTGGCGTTGGTGAATGCGGAAATCCGCGCCGGCATCCCCAGCGCCCAAGCGCTGAAGGGGTTGGCCCTGCGCACCGGGCTGGATGACGTGCAGGGCCTGGTCAGTCTGCTGGCGCAGAGCATCCGTTTCGGCACCAGCATCGCCGATACCTTGCGCATCTACGCCGAGGAGTTTCGCGACCGGCGCACCCAGGCCGCTGAGGAGCAGGCCGCGAAAGTTGGTACCAAGCTGGTGTTTCCGCTGATCTTCTGCCTGTGGCCAAGCTTTTTTCTGGTGGCCATCGGGCCGGCGCTCATTGGTGTCTTCAAAGCATTCGGGAAGCTATGA
- a CDS encoding lipopolysaccharide assembly protein LapB, whose product MNRKMLLLATLAVLSGCQTTGSEQASGFRSVYTGDNSVLYQVQKQIDSPTEAMQLAARAYQSGNLDLALFQYLRALELDPKRYEALVWVGRIHRERGNAQLAEMAFNDVLTSDPDNLDALTEMGLLYLAARDHGRAQELLFKAVAVDQKRLGNGKGDSLPGVAELKVDSQSPLKVYNGLGVLADLRNDFTQAEAYYRVAMQIEPRSALVQNSQGYSYYLAGSWPEAERMYQRGIGYDPSYHPLWRNYGLLLARMGRYEEAVSAFEQIEKRAEASNDVGYVCLVEGKLDEAEQFFRSAIEQSPGHYTKAWENLSRVQQIRQIRQLGGSQPVVESVASVPGVEVTAVAVP is encoded by the coding sequence ATGAACAGAAAAATGCTGCTGTTGGCCACGCTGGCCGTGCTGTCGGGATGTCAGACCACCGGTTCGGAGCAGGCCAGCGGCTTTCGCTCGGTCTACACCGGCGACAACTCGGTGCTTTATCAGGTGCAGAAACAGATCGACTCGCCGACCGAAGCCATGCAGCTGGCGGCTAGGGCCTACCAGAGCGGCAATCTCGATCTGGCGCTGTTCCAGTACCTGCGCGCTCTCGAACTGGACCCAAAACGCTACGAGGCTCTGGTCTGGGTCGGGCGCATCCACCGTGAGCGAGGCAATGCCCAGCTCGCCGAGATGGCGTTCAACGATGTGCTGACGAGCGATCCGGACAATCTCGATGCTCTGACGGAGATGGGCCTGCTGTATCTCGCCGCGCGCGATCACGGGCGTGCACAGGAACTGCTGTTCAAGGCGGTCGCTGTGGACCAGAAGCGCCTTGGTAATGGCAAGGGCGACAGCCTGCCTGGCGTGGCTGAGCTCAAGGTGGACAGCCAGTCGCCGCTCAAGGTCTACAACGGGCTGGGAGTGCTCGCGGATCTGCGCAACGACTTCACCCAGGCCGAGGCCTACTACCGCGTGGCCATGCAAATCGAGCCGCGCTCGGCGCTGGTGCAGAACAGTCAGGGCTATTCCTATTACCTGGCCGGCTCATGGCCGGAGGCTGAGCGTATGTATCAGCGGGGGATCGGCTACGACCCTTCCTACCATCCGCTGTGGCGCAACTATGGATTGTTGCTGGCGCGTATGGGGCGCTATGAAGAGGCCGTTTCTGCGTTCGAGCAGATCGAGAAGCGGGCCGAGGCCAGCAATGATGTCGGTTATGTCTGTCTGGTGGAAGGCAAGCTGGATGAGGCCGAACAGTTCTTTCGCAGCGCGATCGAACAGTCGCCAGGGCATTACACCAAAGCCTGGGAAAATCTGAGCAGGGTTCAGCAGATCCGGCAGATCCGGCAGTTGGGGGGCAGCCAGCCGGTGGTTGAGTCCGTTGCGTCAGTGCCGGGCGTTGAGGTGACTGCAGTAGCGGTACCTTGA
- the rlmE gene encoding 23S rRNA (uridine(2552)-2'-O)-methyltransferase RlmE: MKRSKSSARWLNEHVNDPYVKRAQKDGLRSRSSYKLIELNEKDRLIRPGMLLMDLGSAPGGWSQVAGRLVGDKGRVIATDILPMDSLDNVDFIQGDFTDDAVFQQLLEKLDGRQPDLIVSDIAPNLSGVAAADQASSMYLVELTLDMVRKVLKPNGNYVVKVFQGEGSDEFLKDVRTSFEKVVIRKPAASRPRSNEVYLVGKGFKG, encoded by the coding sequence ATGAAACGATCCAAAAGCAGCGCCCGCTGGCTGAATGAACACGTCAACGACCCCTACGTCAAACGGGCGCAGAAGGATGGCCTGCGCTCCCGTTCCAGCTACAAGCTGATCGAGCTGAACGAGAAGGACCGGCTGATCCGCCCCGGTATGCTGCTCATGGATCTGGGCTCGGCCCCTGGCGGCTGGTCGCAGGTGGCTGGGCGCTTGGTGGGCGACAAGGGACGGGTTATAGCCACCGACATCCTGCCGATGGATTCGCTGGATAACGTCGACTTTATTCAGGGCGACTTCACCGATGACGCCGTGTTCCAGCAGCTTCTCGAAAAGCTCGACGGCCGGCAGCCGGACCTGATCGTTTCCGACATCGCTCCCAATCTCAGCGGCGTCGCTGCCGCCGATCAAGCTTCGTCGATGTATCTGGTCGAACTCACCCTCGATATGGTCCGCAAAGTGCTCAAGCCCAATGGCAACTATGTGGTCAAGGTCTTTCAGGGTGAAGGCTCTGACGAATTCCTGAAGGACGTTCGCACCTCATTCGAGAAGGTGGTGATACGCAAACCAGCCGCATCGCGACCGCGCTCGAACGAGGTGTATCTGGTGGGGAAAGGGTTTAAAGGATAA